The DNA region GAGGTGGAGGACCCCGACGTCAAAGAGCTACTCCGCACTCTGTGGGAGGCTGGCGGTTTTCTGAGCTTGAAGTACGCACAGGAGAAGTACGGCCAAGCTGTAATTAAGGCTAGTCAATTGGGGCTAGTGAAGCTAGACGCCCTCACCCTCACGGTGAGGCTTACTGACCTGGGGATTAGAGCCCTCGGCATATGACTCTCTACACCCAGCTCTTCAGGCTTGTCACGGCTGTTGAGGGGAATGCTTTAATCACGGGGCTCCCCGGGACTGGGAAGACCTCTCTCATCAAGTGGTCTCTCCGCGATATTCCGCATGACTACGCCGTCGTTGTATACGACACGGCCGGCGACTTTAGGAACTGCGATTTCGTGGGGAGGTTTTCTGTAAACCCCCTAGACCTGCCCGTAGCCAGGGTTGTGGAGATCCTCGAGGAGGCTCTGGCCGCCACGTACGGAGAGTATCCCTACCTCCTTACGCCGGCCATGGCCGAGCTTCTACACAGAACGGTTGAGAAAGGCGCACACACCCTTTCGCAGGTTAGGCGCGGCGTCTTGGACGTGGCCGAGCCTCACGAGATGGACACAGCCTACGCCTTGCGTAGGCGTCTAGTCCACTTCGACGTCGCACAGTTCGACAAAACGGAGATTCCGCTGAAACACGGAGCCTCGACTTGCGTTGACGTCTCGGGGCTGGATAGAGTGGGGAGGCTGGCCTACGTCCTCACCCACCTAGAGCTGACGAGAGATTTAAAGAACGTCATCTACGTAGTAGACGAGGCCCACCGCTTCCTCGCCTTCACGTCGAGGTACTCGCTACTGACAGACCACCTACGCACCGGGAGAAGCCGCGGCCGCTTCTTTGTCTTGGTTTCCCACTCCTATAGAGAATTCCAGCGCCACGTCGGCTACGTCAAGATGGTGATCAGATTCCCAGACTGGGACTTGGACGAGTCGAGGACTACGCCCCTCCAGCCCTCGGAGGCGCTTGTCACCGTGAGAGCCGCCTCTCTCCGCTCGGCTGAGGCGTTGGCTAAGCTTCTGCCTCTACGCGGGACCTGGGCCCAGTTCCGCATCACCGTGCCGCCGTATGCAGAGAGACCCACTGCGTAGCGCCGTGGAGGCGCTCAGGGCAGACTTCCCCGGCAAGTCGAGGAGCTGGATACGCCGCGCCCTACTGAGGCTCGGCGATGTCAAGGAGGTGAGGGAGGACCTCTACGTGGTGGAGGGCAGGCGTGAGCTGGGGGACTGGAAGCCGCTGTACCAGGTGTGGTGGTCGGAGGCTGAAAAGCGCTGGCTCTGCACATGCTACTATTCGCAGTTCGGCCTCAAGCGCAGGAGAGACATATGCACACACGTGGCGGCGGTGATGCTCTTCCGCAGGTACAAAAAGGCCTTGGAGAAGGCTGAGAGAGGCGTGGTGT from Pyrobaculum sp. 3827-6 includes:
- a CDS encoding type IV secretory system conjugative DNA transfer family protein; its protein translation is MTLYTQLFRLVTAVEGNALITGLPGTGKTSLIKWSLRDIPHDYAVVVYDTAGDFRNCDFVGRFSVNPLDLPVARVVEILEEALAATYGEYPYLLTPAMAELLHRTVEKGAHTLSQVRRGVLDVAEPHEMDTAYALRRRLVHFDVAQFDKTEIPLKHGASTCVDVSGLDRVGRLAYVLTHLELTRDLKNVIYVVDEAHRFLAFTSRYSLLTDHLRTGRSRGRFFVLVSHSYREFQRHVGYVKMVIRFPDWDLDESRTTPLQPSEALVTVRAASLRSAEALAKLLPLRGTWAQFRITVPPYAERPTA
- a CDS encoding SWIM zinc finger family protein translates to MQRDPLRSAVEALRADFPGKSRSWIRRALLRLGDVKEVREDLYVVEGRRELGDWKPLYQVWWSEAEKRWLCTCYYSQFGLKRRRDICTHVAAVMLFRRYKKALEKAERGVVYVAEAVVECRGRISANGELHVKPTADKIDLTFFASPRFRVLVVSRSRRITVKCGGYVVYEAEGEEVPLAVAKFLAEKFHEGKD